A single region of the Epinephelus moara isolate mb chromosome 16, YSFRI_EMoa_1.0, whole genome shotgun sequence genome encodes:
- the cav4b gene encoding caveolin-2 isoform X1: MMMVSDDCLVECKIDDDSDEDDGVEEQINTPPPPPEFASKASTPAPKSPTLVPKPPTPPTAPATPTPTHPVNRDPYGINQHLKVEVSDVLAEPDRPRSIDQVWLCSVVGFEKARIWTYQCLSLLLAVPFAFLCGIFLAILACLHVWFFVPCIQLSNTFLPCLRSLCMCTVNVIIAPFCTSLALCCSQIAISLSNKDWHQMRDKDTV, translated from the exons atgatgatggtgagCGATGACTGTCTGGTGGAGTGTAAGAttgatgatgacagtgatgaggaCGATGGAGTAGAAGAACAGATAAacacacctccacctcctccagagTTTGCATCCAAAGCCTCAACTCCAGCACCCAAATCTCCCACTCTAGTACCCAAACCTCCGACTCCTCCCACAGCCCCTGCTACACCAACACCCACCCATCCTGTCAACAGGGACCCTTATGGCATCAACCAGCACCTAAAG GTGGAGGTCAGTGATGTACTTGCGGAGCCTGACAGACCTCGTAGCATAGACCAAGTGTGGCTTTGCAGTGTCGTTGGCTTCGAGAAGGCTCGTATCTGGACGTATCAGTGCCTCTCCTTGCTGTTAGCTGTGCCCTTCGCTTTCCTTTGTGGTATTTTCCTGGCCATTCTCGCCTGTCTACACGTCTG GTTTTTTGTGCCTTGCATACAGCTGAGCAACACCTTCCTTCCATGCCTACGGTCTTTATGTATGTGCACTGTGAATGTTATTATCGCTCCCTTCTGTAcgtctctcgctctctgttgCAGTCAAATTGCCATTTCACTGTCGAACAAGGACTGGCATCAAATGAGAGACAAAGATACTGTATGA
- the cav4b gene encoding caveolin-2 isoform X2: MQIQTNSLYCPSPRVRRGGKTQGWGNFQGGKGGWQSVAKTELRIWQGTEDNETETQVEVSDVLAEPDRPRSIDQVWLCSVVGFEKARIWTYQCLSLLLAVPFAFLCGIFLAILACLHVWFFVPCIQLSNTFLPCLRSLCMCTVNVIIAPFCTSLALCCSQIAISLSNKDWHQMRDKDTV; encoded by the exons ATGCAGATTCAAACAAACAGTCTTTATTGTCCAAGTCcaagggtgaggagagggggGAAAACTCAGGGCTGGGGAAACTTCCAGGGAGGAAAAGGTGGCTGGCAGAGCGTGGCAAAAACGGAACTGAGGATATGGCAGGGCACTGAGGACAACGAAACAGAGACACAG GTGGAGGTCAGTGATGTACTTGCGGAGCCTGACAGACCTCGTAGCATAGACCAAGTGTGGCTTTGCAGTGTCGTTGGCTTCGAGAAGGCTCGTATCTGGACGTATCAGTGCCTCTCCTTGCTGTTAGCTGTGCCCTTCGCTTTCCTTTGTGGTATTTTCCTGGCCATTCTCGCCTGTCTACACGTCTG GTTTTTTGTGCCTTGCATACAGCTGAGCAACACCTTCCTTCCATGCCTACGGTCTTTATGTATGTGCACTGTGAATGTTATTATCGCTCCCTTCTGTAcgtctctcgctctctgttgCAGTCAAATTGCCATTTCACTGTCGAACAAGGACTGGCATCAAATGAGAGACAAAGATACTGTATGA